The Candidatus Poribacteria bacterium genome window below encodes:
- a CDS encoding DUF1080 domain-containing protein, translated as MKQLNIQCLCICVCFAFILAIHPASAIRYEFDSDKEIADWELGPQATAKVKDGMLELTVAGGQNSGIYFGEDNWTDYRMEVKARKAAGPYFHLFVRTQEPAQDFYFMEISYNSHTTSVFMFSGGAANEITGGPRPKRPDSKDTKGGDAYTIVFEVEGETLRTYIDGKLMVETEDKTYDKGRPGLGGRDSTVLYEYMEINGEGIPPTAVEPADKLATLWGELKNPIN; from the coding sequence ATGAAGCAGCTAAACATTCAATGCCTCTGTATATGTGTCTGTTTCGCGTTCATATTAGCGATACACCCAGCATCAGCGATTCGTTACGAGTTTGATAGCGACAAAGAGATTGCAGATTGGGAACTCGGACCCCAAGCAACAGCGAAAGTCAAAGACGGTATGCTTGAACTCACCGTTGCCGGTGGACAGAATTCGGGTATCTATTTTGGCGAGGATAACTGGACCGATTACCGAATGGAGGTCAAAGCACGGAAGGCCGCTGGTCCCTATTTCCATTTGTTTGTTCGGACCCAAGAACCGGCACAGGATTTCTATTTCATGGAGATCAGTTATAACTCGCATACGACTTCGGTTTTCATGTTTAGCGGTGGTGCCGCGAATGAAATTACCGGTGGTCCCCGCCCGAAACGTCCCGATTCAAAGGACACTAAAGGTGGCGATGCCTATACTATAGTCTTTGAAGTGGAAGGCGAAACCCTCAGGACCTACATTGATGGGAAATTGATGGTTGAAACTGAGGATAAGACCTACGATAAAGGTCGTCCCGGCTTGGGTGGCAGAGATTCGACCGTCCTCTACGAGTACATGGAAATTAACGGTGAGGGCATCCCACCGACAGCAGTTGAGCCTGCTGATAAATTAGCGACTTTATGGGGCGAATTGAAGAACCCGATAAATTAA
- a CDS encoding LamG domain-containing protein, whose translation MRQLVYFLIAAVLLMSCVFTYAADAEDDLLIYLPFDEGQGNKAEDVGPNGFVGDIKNAKWVEGIAGQALQFKNGSVNFDPLKIDQPKEMTIEFWFKPDEEIEGGGRIDLLYRLNGGGRPHITFNRGGVLFGFYFATQGVEIPIHTNYDVFKPEWYYFVGSQSKQIAWMYINGELDAEAKAGGDARMDFGTQGMCIAASQGNANFFNGVIDEFKMWSFAFTAEDVKASMEETLAVNAGGKLTTTWSKLKSQK comes from the coding sequence ATGAGACAGTTAGTATACTTTTTGATAGCTGCAGTGCTCTTGATGAGTTGTGTCTTCACTTATGCAGCCGATGCAGAGGATGATTTACTTATCTACTTACCTTTTGATGAAGGACAAGGTAACAAGGCGGAAGATGTTGGGCCTAATGGATTTGTTGGTGATATAAAGAACGCAAAATGGGTGGAAGGAATTGCCGGTCAAGCACTCCAATTCAAAAATGGAAGTGTCAACTTTGACCCACTCAAAATTGATCAACCCAAAGAAATGACGATTGAGTTTTGGTTTAAACCGGACGAGGAAATTGAAGGTGGTGGCAGGATTGATCTGCTCTATCGTTTGAATGGTGGCGGACGGCCCCACATTACGTTCAACCGTGGTGGCGTGTTATTCGGGTTCTACTTTGCGACGCAAGGTGTAGAAATACCAATACACACGAATTATGATGTGTTTAAGCCCGAATGGTACTACTTCGTTGGGTCGCAGAGCAAACAGATAGCGTGGATGTATATCAACGGAGAACTTGATGCTGAAGCGAAAGCTGGTGGAGATGCACGCATGGATTTCGGCACCCAAGGAATGTGCATCGCAGCGAGTCAGGGCAACGCCAACTTCTTCAACGGTGTGATTGACGAATTTAAGATGTGGAGTTTCGCGTTCACCGCTGAGGACGTTAAAGCCAGTATGGAAGAAACCCTCGCTGTGAATGCCGGTGGAAAATTAACGACGACATGGAGCAAACTCAAGTCTCAAAAATAG
- a CDS encoding SMP-30/gluconolactonase/LRE family protein, with product MKKKAIFAIVLIGIGCVVFFVGYEKDRKMSQDILSEEPSVEQEIETEDALIYWTNRSGRIRRIRSDSSDIENLFTDVCSPIGIALDISGGQMYWTSGCKIQRAHWDGSNVEELVPSSKGIKEGIALDVDGSKMYWTVWNAPTNKIQRANLDGSEIEDIITGLQSPRGITLDVPNGKMYWADLGAGKIQRANLNGSEVEDIITGLLGPNGIALDLDGSKIYWADEFSGKIQCANLDGSNLKTLFVRYGKLIGTAINIPLGILGLKIYYANSPIGIALDISGGKIYWTIPHKYKVQRANLDGSNVEDVVTDSILTIGIALSTTP from the coding sequence ATGAAAAAAAAAGCAATATTTGCTATCGTTTTAATTGGAATTGGATGTGTCGTTTTTTTCGTGGGTTACGAGAAAGACAGGAAAATGTCCCAAGACATATTATCCGAAGAACCATCCGTTGAGCAGGAAATCGAAACTGAAGATGCCCTCATCTATTGGACAAACAGATCAGGTAGAATTCGGCGCATTCGCTCCGATAGCTCAGACATTGAAAACCTCTTTACTGACGTATGCTCTCCAATTGGTATAGCATTAGACATTTCCGGCGGTCAGATGTACTGGACGAGCGGTTGTAAAATTCAACGTGCTCACTGGGACGGCTCAAACGTTGAGGAACTTGTTCCGTCCAGTAAAGGAATCAAGGAAGGTATTGCACTGGATGTTGATGGAAGTAAGATGTACTGGACCGTCTGGAATGCTCCGACGAATAAAATTCAACGCGCCAACCTTGATGGTTCAGAGATTGAAGACATCATCACTGGTTTGCAAAGTCCACGTGGCATCACCTTGGACGTTCCCAATGGAAAAATGTACTGGGCAGACCTTGGTGCCGGTAAGATTCAACGTGCGAATCTCAATGGTTCAGAGGTTGAAGACATCATCACTGGTTTGCTGGGCCCAAACGGTATCGCTCTGGATTTAGATGGAAGTAAAATTTATTGGGCAGATGAGTTCAGTGGTAAAATTCAGTGTGCGAATCTTGATGGTTCAAATCTCAAGACTCTCTTTGTTAGATACGGTAAACTTATCGGTACTGCGATAAATATTCCGTTAGGTATTTTAGGTCTAAAAATATATTATGCGAACAGTCCAATCGGTATTGCCTTAGACATTTCGGGTGGAAAAATATATTGGACAATTCCACATAAATATAAGGTTCAGCGCGCCAACCTCGATGGTTCAAATGTTGAAGATGTTGTCACCGACAGTATACTAACTATTGGCATTGCGCTGTCTACCACACCATAG
- the pbpC gene encoding penicillin-binding protein 1C codes for MKKIRMEDLGIGRLEDWKTGRLWDDPSFPLSILPFKRLFWLLPALLLITLFMLANWYFPLPKARLHPPPSRIVLDRNGQWLRAFLAEDGMWRIAVSHRFPSAVSEIAINRSSEGFRESRFESHSLLLHQAILTSEDRWFYYHYGINPVSIATALYDNLKAGEVVRGGSTITMQLARLMEPKARNIPNKLIEAFRALQLEHTYSKSEILNLYFNMLPYGGNIVGTAAASRFYFNKPQHALSLGEAALLAAIPNAPERLRPDRFPENARKAREKVLNRLLARGQISKQQWQEASQEPIPKTRYPLPFKAPHLSRMLVRHAAPTTDGRIYTTIDTKVQETAVRILREYLDAAGKPSLQGSHSAGTGAIVVMDTRSREVLAMVGSHDFFDRRASGQINGTLAPRSPGSALKPFVYALAMEQGLITPETLLFDVPISYAGYEPVNYDGKYNGYVTARQALARSLNVPAVNLNALLKNITLPAFLKQAGISTFAPDRKYGLSMVLGGCEVNLLELTTLYAGLANMGEFEPYQLTRRSHQSSVISGQLQEEIKHSTNSRQSPVISSQSQEVFGKVNTSLTDNRKLKTENYSKKRLLRAETSFIITEMLTTSQRPANAVKSLEVFESTMNLPKIAWKTGTSYGHRDAWCIGYSPTLTIGVWLGNFDGRGSPMLSGTDAATPILFALFTALTGQDTHRWFTKPEQLLKTRQVCALSGAPVSPHCPTHKSDVYIPGISPVAVCTIHKRIYVDETTGYSLCSHCRNFSTDNAHRKIFEEWPAEAATWLAENGFAVPVLPEHNPLCTGTIAGNAPIILSPAEDTTYYIRTGVPLGNQKIRLSASATNRTQNLFWFLDGELIFKGKAGEEHWFTPVKGQHVLTCVDAEGRSASRPLHISMIR; via the coding sequence ATGAAAAAAATCAGAATGGAAGACCTGGGGATTGGAAGATTGGAAGATTGGAAGACTGGAAGATTGTGGGACGATCCATCCTTCCCCCTCTCCATCCTTCCATTCAAAAGACTATTTTGGCTGCTACCGGCACTCCTCCTCATCACCCTCTTCATGCTTGCAAACTGGTATTTCCCGCTGCCGAAAGCACGTCTGCATCCACCACCCTCTCGGATTGTGTTGGACAGAAACGGACAGTGGCTTCGAGCATTTTTAGCCGAGGATGGTATGTGGCGAATAGCCGTCAGCCATCGGTTTCCATCAGCAGTCAGTGAAATAGCTATCAACCGTTCTTCTGAAGGCTTCCGAGAGTCGAGATTCGAGAGCCATTCCCTGTTATTACACCAAGCCATACTAACATCGGAAGATAGATGGTTTTACTACCACTACGGTATCAACCCAGTGTCCATTGCAACCGCCCTCTATGACAATCTCAAAGCAGGTGAGGTGGTGCGCGGCGGTTCAACCATTACCATGCAGCTCGCGCGACTGATGGAACCCAAAGCCCGAAATATTCCAAACAAACTCATTGAGGCGTTCCGCGCCCTCCAACTTGAACATACCTATTCTAAATCTGAGATTTTAAACCTCTACTTCAACATGCTCCCCTACGGTGGGAATATCGTTGGGACAGCGGCAGCATCTCGTTTTTACTTCAATAAACCTCAACACGCGCTTAGCCTCGGCGAAGCCGCACTCCTCGCCGCTATCCCGAATGCACCAGAACGTTTGCGACCGGATAGATTTCCAGAAAATGCGAGAAAGGCGCGCGAAAAAGTGCTGAACCGTCTCCTGGCACGTGGGCAGATCTCCAAACAGCAGTGGCAAGAGGCATCGCAGGAGCCGATCCCTAAAACACGTTATCCACTGCCATTTAAAGCACCCCACCTCTCACGCATGTTGGTTAGACATGCAGCACCTACAACAGACGGTAGAATATATACGACAATAGACACAAAGGTTCAGGAGACTGCCGTACGTATTCTTCGCGAATATCTGGATGCAGCAGGAAAACCAAGCCTTCAGGGGTCTCATAGTGCTGGCACAGGTGCGATCGTCGTTATGGATACGCGAAGTCGTGAGGTTTTAGCAATGGTGGGTTCTCACGATTTTTTCGACCGGCGCGCGTCAGGACAGATAAATGGGACGCTCGCGCCGCGCTCCCCCGGTTCTGCGCTCAAACCTTTTGTCTATGCGTTGGCAATGGAACAGGGTTTAATTACACCAGAAACACTGTTATTCGATGTCCCCATCAGTTACGCCGGATATGAACCCGTGAATTATGATGGCAAATATAACGGCTACGTTACCGCCCGTCAGGCATTGGCACGCTCTCTCAATGTCCCCGCCGTCAACCTCAATGCGCTCCTGAAAAACATCACACTGCCTGCCTTCCTCAAACAGGCTGGCATTTCCACGTTCGCACCCGACAGAAAGTACGGGTTGTCTATGGTTCTCGGTGGATGTGAAGTGAATTTGCTTGAGTTGACAACACTCTACGCAGGATTGGCAAATATGGGAGAATTTGAACCTTATCAATTAACGCGGAGGAGTCATCAGTCATCAGTTATCAGTGGTCAGTTACAAGAGGAGATTAAACATTCAACAAATAGTCGTCAGTCGCCAGTTATCAGCAGTCAGTCCCAAGAGGTTTTCGGTAAAGTAAATACCTCTTTAACTGATAACCGAAAACTGAAAACTGAAAACTATTCAAAAAAACGTTTACTCCGAGCGGAAACGAGTTTCATTATAACCGAGATGCTCACAACTTCACAACGACCTGCGAACGCAGTTAAAAGTTTAGAAGTTTTTGAAAGCACAATGAACCTCCCGAAAATTGCATGGAAAACTGGTACTTCTTACGGACACCGAGATGCGTGGTGTATCGGGTACTCACCGACATTAACGATTGGCGTTTGGCTCGGTAACTTCGACGGTAGAGGGTCTCCAATGCTGAGTGGGACAGACGCTGCAACCCCGATTCTATTCGCGCTCTTTACTGCACTAACAGGGCAGGACACACACCGATGGTTCACCAAGCCGGAGCAATTATTGAAAACACGGCAGGTCTGTGCGCTCAGTGGTGCGCCGGTCTCGCCACACTGCCCCACCCACAAGAGCGACGTGTATATCCCCGGTATCTCACCTGTAGCGGTCTGTACAATTCACAAACGCATCTATGTTGACGAAACCACAGGGTACAGTCTCTGCTCCCACTGTCGAAATTTCTCGACAGACAACGCGCACCGAAAAATATTTGAAGAGTGGCCCGCTGAGGCAGCGACGTGGTTAGCAGAAAATGGATTTGCCGTGCCGGTTCTGCCGGAACATAACCCCTTGTGTACCGGTACAATCGCAGGGAATGCCCCTATTATTTTATCTCCAGCAGAAGACACCACCTATTACATTCGGACAGGTGTGCCACTGGGAAATCAAAAAATTCGACTGTCGGCTTCGGCTACCAACCGGACACAGAATTTGTTCTGGTTTTTGGATGGTGAGTTAATTTTCAAAGGGAAGGCAGGAGAGGAACACTGGTTCACACCTGTTAAAGGGCAACATGTGTTAACGTGTGTGGATGCGGAGGGACGCTCAGCAAGCCGCCCACTCCACATCTCAATGATACGGTAG